Proteins from a single region of Rickettsiales bacterium:
- the mreD gene encoding rod shape-determining protein MreD gives MIKKFVKKFSRLFSNIQFEIIPVITVLLSIFASIFPYKISNISMLIPFFTPMVIYFWSIYQPQNLPYIAVLLLGLFKDIMENNTVGISAICLLLFQVMVSSQRHYIINYNFIVIWAGFIFFLSVILFMPSMLVHFSIDIHAYKLSVILSQWLITVFVYVPVHWGLVKLNNLKALSNE, from the coding sequence ATGATTAAAAAATTTGTCAAGAAGTTTTCTCGCTTGTTTTCTAATATACAGTTTGAAATCATTCCTGTAATAACAGTTTTACTCAGTATTTTTGCTTCTATTTTTCCATATAAGATAAGTAATATATCTATGTTGATTCCTTTTTTTACGCCGATGGTAATTTATTTTTGGTCTATTTATCAACCTCAAAATTTGCCTTATATTGCAGTGTTATTATTAGGGTTGTTTAAAGACATTATGGAGAATAATACTGTTGGAATAAGTGCGATATGCTTGTTGTTATTCCAGGTGATGGTTAGCTCTCAGAGGCATTATATTATTAATTATAACTTCATTGTAATATGGGCTGGTTTTATTTTTTTCTTAAGCGTAATATTATTTATGCCATCGATGTTAGTTCACTTTAGCATTGATATCCACGCATATAAACTCAGTGTTATTCTTAGTCAGTGGTTAATTACTGTTTTTGTATACGTTCCTGTTCATTGGGGGCTGGTTAAATTAAATAACTTGAAGGCCTTGTCGAATGAGTAA
- a CDS encoding MFS transporter: protein MRINISPILAPLITTVLFILGNGYLTTFISIKMKDFGHSEQTIGVVSSAYYIGLVVGALQITKLIARIGHLRVFTIFVGLFNAVCLLHILSDNVYLWFILRLIAGVALSGFYITVESWLLNCSSCSKRGTTLALYMVALSSAQAFSQLLLQKYNVTSLLPFIIITTFVSLSIIPVAMVRNRKAQDHEPELVSMSILAKVASSSIAICIVSGLFLSVIYSLLPVFFSELTGSPEYTSYLMFITLIGGMTLQYPIGLLSDNFDRRKVILGVSLIIGGLFVFTGFIGQNNLSITSLLVTYFFVGGMSFTFYPIALSMVYDNLRSANVTSVSQNLSIVEGMGAITGPILASIFIYFLGDKGLPIYFSTIAICLIIVLMYRISQKERVSNNNFMIAVHTTPMIAELDPRSDEENENL from the coding sequence GTGCGTATAAATATTAGTCCAATTTTAGCCCCATTAATTACAACGGTCTTATTTATATTAGGAAATGGATATTTAACAACTTTTATTTCCATAAAAATGAAAGATTTTGGACATAGTGAACAAACAATTGGAGTAGTGTCCTCTGCATATTATATTGGTTTAGTTGTAGGAGCTCTACAAATAACAAAGCTTATTGCAAGAATAGGGCATCTTAGAGTATTTACCATTTTTGTTGGCTTATTTAATGCTGTATGTTTACTCCATATACTTAGTGATAATGTTTACTTATGGTTTATATTAAGACTTATAGCTGGAGTTGCTCTATCTGGATTCTATATAACAGTAGAAAGTTGGCTTTTAAATTGCAGTTCTTGCTCTAAAAGAGGCACAACATTAGCATTATACATGGTTGCGCTTTCTTCTGCACAAGCTTTTAGTCAATTATTGCTTCAGAAATATAACGTTACTAGTTTACTACCATTTATTATTATAACTACTTTTGTTTCTCTTTCAATAATTCCTGTTGCCATGGTAAGAAATAGAAAAGCCCAAGATCATGAACCAGAATTGGTTAGCATGTCTATTTTAGCTAAAGTAGCTTCTTCTAGTATAGCTATTTGTATAGTGAGTGGATTATTTTTAAGTGTCATTTATAGTTTACTACCAGTATTTTTTAGTGAATTAACTGGGAGCCCTGAATATACATCATATTTAATGTTTATAACTCTTATAGGAGGAATGACATTGCAATATCCAATTGGCTTATTATCAGACAACTTTGATCGACGTAAAGTTATATTAGGTGTTAGTTTAATTATAGGAGGGTTATTTGTATTTACTGGGTTTATAGGACAGAATAACTTATCAATCACTAGTTTATTAGTAACATATTTCTTTGTAGGTGGAATGAGCTTTACTTTCTACCCAATAGCTTTGAGCATGGTTTATGATAATTTACGTAGTGCTAATGTAACATCAGTTAGTCAAAATTTATCTATTGTAGAAGGAATGGGCGCTATTACAGGTCCAATTCTTGCTTCTATATTTATATATTTCTTAGGTGACAAAGGCTTACCAATATATTTTTCTACAATTGCTATATGTTTAATAATCGTTCTAATGTATCGTATCTCTCAAAAAGAAAGAGTTAGTAATAATAATTTCATGATAGCTGTTCATACAACTCCAATGATAGCTGAGCTTGATCCAAGAAGCGATGAAGAAAACGAAAATCTATAG